From Lolium perenne isolate Kyuss_39 chromosome 5, Kyuss_2.0, whole genome shotgun sequence, a single genomic window includes:
- the LOC127299719 gene encoding uncharacterized protein → MVSAEYSVDLKLSTLLNEARPSAASLRAAGEAVDAVAQLIKSVPPQQVAPEAASGFVRDLGLAAEKLTFSFRPPEVVRLAGSHAAGAVARPDVAADLLVRLPKECFHEKDFLNHRYHAKRCLYLCVIEKSLNSSHLIRKVSWSTFQDEARKPVLHVYPATEIAELPGFYVRIIPSASSLFDVSKLNLSTRNNVRAYTKDGINQPTPKYNNSILEDMFLEENAESISCTFANWKALQEALVLLKVWARQRTSIYAHDCLNGYLISAILVFLTMDSGGSIITRSMSRRQIFRVAINFFATSKIWSRGLVLQPIKKRTITKEYIAHLVRTFDVAICDVSGHVNVAFRMTKSAFLELQDEAACTLNCLDKCRDGGFEELFMTKVDFAAKFDSCLRVNLKGNSKVTALSFCLDDESWRVLEKDVQSLLQQGLTDRIKMIRVLWRSTPSEWNIMDGFSEFGTSPLVVGVMLSLLEKSYRFVDIGPNPENRDEAIKFRKFWGKKAELRRFKDGAIAESTVWETETWEKHTIIKRISDYVLTKHLLLRKEDLTHVVDQLDFCLLVGGKDPVSSSGALLGAFDNLTKQLRLLDDIPLKITTVQPLDSAFRHTSVYPPEPHPLAYEKSSQKLPKFAPTCIRSLEVMIQLEGSGNWPLDPLAMEKTKSAFLLRIGESLADRGMFVTASEDEVNVLTSGYSFLLKIFHERGLVVQKQAADANTQSDPSEDKELFLRSQHSSMINGLHGRYQVYGPVVRLAKRWISAHLFSSFISEEAIELVVAYLFLKPFPFHAPSSRVAGFLRFLRLLSSFDWTFSPMVVDINNDFNLKDEKEINEKFMLSRRSYEQNPHDIEPAMFLATSYDKSSEAWTKHSPSKSVLKRMASYAKSSAELLTNLIVHGQSGQYTWECLFQTPLSNYDAVILLHQEKLCRPQHVLFPAETPNGKMVIKGNPSNDFHPYMPLSQSVVRSSRDKLLLNFDPTTCFLRDLKCAFPVTFKLWHDSVGGDAIGLTWENSKKRGRDEAEEAMPDPASILKEVGDVGKGLVRSVYLLKAPKLQ, encoded by the exons ATGGTCTCCGCCGAGTACTCCGTCGACCTCAAGCTCTCCACGCTCCTCAATGAAGCGCGCCCGAGCGCCGCCTCCCTCCGCGCCGCCGGGGAGGCCGTGGACGCCGTCGCTCAGCTCATCAAGAGCGTGCCGCCGCAGCAGGTGGCGCCGGAGGCCGCCTCGGGCTTCGTCAGGGACCTGGGCCTCGCGGCGGAGAAGCTGACATTTTCCTTCCGGCCGCCGGAGGTGGTGCGGCTCGCAGGGAGCCACGCGGCTGGGGCGGTTGCCAGGCCCGACGTCGCCGCCGACCTTCTCGTCCGCTTGCCTAAG GAATGCTTTCATGAAAAGGATTTCCTGAATCACCGGTACCATGCAAAGAGGTGTCTTTACCTCTGCGTCATCGAAAAGAGCTTGAATTCGTCTCATTTGATCCGCAAGGTTTCATGGTCTACCTTCCAAGACGAGGCACGGAAGCCTGTCCTCCATGTATATCCAG CGACAGAAATCGCAGAACTTCCTGGGTTCTATGTCAGGATAATCCCGTCCGCGAGCTCTTTATTCGATGTTTCAAAGCTGAATTTGTCAACAAGGAACAATGTCCGTGCATATACAAAAG ATGGCATAAACCAACCGACACCTAAGTACAATAACAGCATACTGGAGGATATGTTTCTGGAGGAAAATGCAGAATCTATCAGCTGCACCTTTGCTAATTGGAAAGCCTTGCAAGAGGCATTGGTTTTACTAAAA GTTTGGGCACGTCAAAGAACTTCAATATATGCACATGATTGCCTCAATGGTTACTTAATATCTGCCATCCTTGTGTTTCTTACAATGGACTCTGGAGGAAGCATAATTACTAGATCCATGTCCAGAAGACAAATTTTCCGTGTTGCAATCAATTTTTTTG CAACTTCCAAAATTTGGTCGAGGGGGTTGGTGCTTCAGCCAATAAAGAAGCGTACGATCACCAAAGAG TACATTGCTCATCTTGTGAGAACATTTGATGTTGCCATATGTGATGTATCTGGCCATGTCAATGTGGCATTTCGAATGACAAAGTCGGCATTTTTAGAG CTTCAAGATGAGGCAGCTTGCACACTTAATTGCCTTGATAAATGCAGAGATGGTGGATTTGAAGAGCTTTTTATGACCAAGGTTGACTTTGCTGCTAAGTTTGATTCATGCCTGAG GGTTAACTTGAAGGGGAACTCTAAAGTTACTGCGTTAAGCTTTTGCTTGGATGATGAATCTTGGCGAGTACTTGAAAAAGATGTCCAGTCCTTGCTGCAACAAGGACTTACAGATAGAATAAAGATGATCCGCGTCCTGTGGAGAAGCACACCTTCTGAATGGAATATAATGGAT GGTTTCTCAGAGTTTGGTACCAGCCCACTGGTTGTCGGCGTAATGCTTAGCTTGTTGGAGAAGAGTTATCGTTTTGTTGATATTGGTCCAAATCCTGAGAATCGTGATGAG GCTATtaaatttagaaaattttgggGAAAGAAAGCTGAACTTAGGAGATTTAAAGATGGGGCTATTGCTGAAAGCACAG TGTGGGAAACTGAGACTTGGGAGAAGCACACAATCATCAAAAGAATCTCTGATTATGTGCTTACCAAGCATTTGCTGTTGCGGAAGGAAGATTTGACTCATGTTGTTGATCAGCTTGACTTTTGCCTTTTGGTTGGCGGGAAAG ATCCAGTGTCGTCTTCTGGAGCTTTGCTTGGAGCCTTTGATAATCTAACTAAGCAGTTGCGTCTGCTGGATGATATTCCTCTTAAAATAACCACTGTGCAACCTCTAGACTCAG CTTTTAGGCACACATCTGTGTATCCTCCTGAACCTCATCCATTGGCATATGAAAAGAGttctcagaagctaccgaagttTGCACCAACTTGTATTCGATCTTTGGAAGTCATGATTCAG CTCGAGGGGTCTGGTAACTGGCCCTTGGATCCCTTAGCCATGGAGAAGACAAAATCTGCATTTCTTCTAAGAATTGGTGAAAG CCTGGCGGATCGAGGGATGTTTGTAACAGCCAGTGAAGATGAGGTCAATGTTCTTACATCTGGCTATTCGTTTTTGCTTAAAATATTTCATGAAAGAGGTCTGGTGGTACAAAAGCAAG CTGCAGACGCTAACACACAAAGTGATCCATCAGAAGATAAGGAGCTCTTTCTGCGGAGCCAGCACTCAAGCATGATCAATGGTCTGCACGGTCGTTACCAAGTGTATGGGCCGGTAGTCAG GCTAGCAAAAAGATGGATTTCTGCACATCTATTCTCTTCATTTATCTCAGAGGAGGCAATTGAATTGGTGGTTGCATACCTATTTTTGAAGCCATTTCCATTTCACGCCCCATCTTCACGGGTTGCTGGGTTTCTTAG GTTCCTGCGATTGCTGTCCAGTTTTGACTGGACCTTTTCACCCATGGTCGTGGACATAAATAATGACTTCAACCTGAAGGATGAGAAAGAAATCAAT GAAAAGTTTATGCTGAGCAGAAGATCTTATGAGCAAAATCCTCATGATATAGAGCCTGCAATGTTTCTGGCTACATCGTATGATAAATCATCTGAAGCTTGGACAAAACATTCACCAAGCAAGTCG GTTCTCAAACGGATGGCTTCATACGCCAAAAGCAGCGCTGAGCTGTTAACAAATCTCATCGTTCATGGTCAATCAGGCCAATATACATGGGAG TGCCTCTTCCAAACACCTTTAAGCAATTATGATGCTGTTATACTACTACATCAAGAGAAGCTTTGTCGTCCTCAACATGTTCTTTTTCCTGCTGAGACTCCTAATG GTAAGATGGTAATCAAGGGCAATCCAAGTAATGATTTCCACCCTTATATGCCACTCAGTCAAAGTGTTGTGAGAAGCTCAAGAGATAAACTCTTGTTAAATTTCGACCCTACCACATGCTTCTTGCGAGACTTGAAG TGCGCATTCCCTGTGACCTTCAAACTGTGGCATGATTCGGTTGGAGGAGATGCAATTGGTCTTACATGGGAGAACTCGAAG AAGCGTGGCAGAGATGAGGCCGAGGAAGCCATGCCAGATCCAGCTTCTATACTCAAGGAGGTTGGAGACGTGGGTAAAGGTTTGGTGAGGAGTGTATATCTCCTCAAAGCACCCAAGCTTCAGTAA